CCATGGCGGTGGCCGCGAGGAGGCCGTGAAAACGGTCGTGCGTGCGGTTCGGTTCCACGAGTAGTCACCTACGGACCGTTCGAGTGCGGCGTATTTAGGACCCGCGCTTTCCCGGCTCCGGGGGACCGCGCGACGAAAAGACAGCAACTATTTAGGCGTTTGTTCCTAAGCCTGCAATAAGATGCGAAAGACGCGTTTAGCGCTCGTTTCCGCGTTCTCGGTGTTCGTTTTGGCGGCGTTCGCGGGCCCCGCCGCGGCGCAGGCGTCGGCGAGCGCCGAACTCATCAACGAGCTGAACAGCAAGCTTCTGTACATCGCCATTCCCATCACCGTCCTCGTCGAGGTCATCCTCCTCTACGCGGTGGTGAAGTTCCGGAACAACGACAACCCGCTGCCGACGAAGGAGAACCGGCGGCTCGAAATCACGTGGACCATCGCCACGGCCATCATCCTGCTGTTCGTCGGCGTCGCCTCCTACGGCGTGCTGGCGAACGAGAACGTCACCTACCCCGGCTCCGACCTGGCCGACCAACAGGAGGAACCGGTCGTCGTCCACGCCGAGGCGTACCAGTGGGGCTGGGAGATGTCCTACCCCGAGAACGGTAACTTCACCACGGGCACGCAGATAGTGGTGCCGGAGGACAGGCCGGTGGTGATTCAAGTCACTTCGAGGGACGTGATACACGGGTTCCACGTCCCCGAGTTGGCGCTGAAGACCGACGCCTTCCCGGGTCAGGTTAACACCATCAAGACCGTCCCCTACGAGACGGGCGAGTACCAAGGCTACTGCTCGGAGTACTGCGGCGTCTCCCACTCGCAGATGTACTTCACCGTCGAAGTCGTCTCCCAAGAGGAGTACCAGAACTGGCTCGACGAGCAGCAGAACAGCAGCAGTAGCGGCGGGAGCGGAAGCATCGAGGCGCCCGCGGCCGCACCTGCACCGGCGCAGTAACGCGACGCTTCGACCGCCGACCCTCTCCTCGACCTCGATTTTTCCGACTTCCTTCGACCGGACGACGGTCGCCTACGACTCCGACGCTCGCAGTCGCGTCGCCTCCCCTTCGGTCACCTCGACGGGTTCTCCCTCGGTCTCGACCAGCAGTCCGCCGCGCGCGGAGACGTCGCGCGCGAGGCCGGCGACGTCCGGACCGCCGCGTCGACTGACCGTCACGCGCGACCCGAGCGTCTCCGCGCGGTCGCGCCACTCGTCTAAGAGGGCGGCGAACCCCTCGTCGGACTCGGCGGCCGCACACCGCGCGCACAGGGCGTCGCGGAGTCGCTCCGCGAGTGCCTCCCGGTCGACCGACCCGACTTCGGCGCGGAGCGTCGTCGCCGGCCTGTCGAGTTCGAGGTCGGCGGGGTCCAGGTTCGCGTTGATACCGACGCCGAGGACGACGTACTCGACGTCGACGCCGTCGTCGCCGAACACCTCGTCGACGGGTTTGCCGGGCACCGGGACGCCGTCGACGACGGGTTCGGTGAGCACGCCGGCGAGTTTCTTCGGCCGGCCGTCCGCGCCGTCCGCGACGACGACGTCGTTCGGCCACTTCAGGCGCGCGTCGACGGCGAGGGGAGCGACGGCGTCGACGACGGCCAAGGCGCCGGCGAACGTGAGGCGGCCGACCCGTTCGGTCGGCAGGTCGGGTCGGAGGAGCGTGCTCGTCCAGACGCCGCCCGGCGGGGCGGCCCACGCGTTCCCCGTCCGGCCGCGCGCGGCGGTGAGTTCGTTCGCGACGACCATCGTCCCGTGCGGGGCGCCGTCGTCGGCCAACCTCCGGACGCGGAGGCTCGTGTTCCCCATCGACTCGTGGAACTCCACCGGCGGGTCGTCGGTCATGGCGTCCGCTTGGGGCGGGGGAAACTCAACGGTGCGGATTCGCGGATTACGCGTCTGAACCCGGATTCCGGTCGCCACCGCCCCCCCGTTCGGCGAGGATGCGGTCGATGATGCGGCCGGTCGAGAGCAGTTCGTCCTCGTGGGCGGGTTCGCGCGCGGAGGCGCGCGTCACCTCGCAGTCGATGTCGCGGGCGGCGAGGGCCTCGCGGATGCCGTCGGCGTCGTGATGCTGGTCGTGGCCGAGGACGATGACGTCCGGGCGGATGCGCTCGATGGGGACGAAGATGTCCTCGCGGTGGCCGAGGTGCGCCTCGGTCACCGACGCGAGGGCGTCGACCATGTCGCGGCGCTGGCGGTCCGGCAGGACGGGCTTTCGCTTGTGGGTGACGTTCTCCCGGCGGGCGACGATGACGTGCAGTTCGTCGCCGAGGGCGGCGGCGTCGCGCAGGTAGTGGACGTGGCCGGGGTGGAGGATGTCGAACGTCCCCTGCGCGATGACGCGCCGCGTCATTCGGTCTCGTCGTCGAGGTCCAGACCGAGGTCCGCCTCGTCGAAGTCGAAGAACGATTCGGGGTCCGGCAGGTCGACGTCGAGGACGTCGAGCGTCGTCGGCTTGCCCTCCTGGTCGAACGCGCGCCAGTCGCTCCGGCGGTAGGGGTGGCCGAGGATGAGGTGGACGCGACCCTGTCCGAACGTGTCGAGGTCGGCGTCGCTCGGGCGGAGGACGCCGTTGGGGTGCGAGTGAATCGACCCGACCGCGCGCATGTCGTTCGGTATCATGTCCGTTCGGACGGTGGCGCTGACGGGATTCGAGGTCGTTCCGGGGACGATGAGTACGTCGGTGATGACGGTGCCCGACTCGTCGAGGCCGACGCGGCGGGCGTCCTCGCCGCGGAGAAAGCCCATGTACTCGTTGGGGTGGGTCTCCTTCGACGCTTCCAACGCGAAGTCGAGTGCCTCCTCGGCGATTCCGAGAATCTCCTTCGACCGGAAGAGGCGCATACGCAACGTCCGGCGCGTCGGCATCTAAGAGTTCCGGTCCGGGGGGCGAGCAAACCGCACGACTGCGGTGCGGCGCCCGGAGCGTCACACTCAGGACCGCGGGGCGCGAACGCGGAGGCGTGACCGACGCGACAGGCGGGACGGACGAGACGCCCCCCGGACCGGACGCAGTCCGCGCCCGCGCCGAGTCGCGGTTCGAATCGCCCGTCTCGACGCTCGCCGAACTCGACGGCGGCGAGGTGGGGACGGTGTACCGAGTCGACTTCGCCGACCGCGACCCCGTCGCGGCGAAAGTCGGAAACACGTCCCTGACCGTCGAGGCCGAGATGCTCCGCTACTTGTCCGAAGAATCGCCGCTGCCGGTTCCAGAGGTGTACGAGGCGTCGGACGACCTGCTGTTCATGGCGTACGTCGAGGGCGACGGCCGCGTCACCCCCTCGGTGGAACGCGACGCCGCGGACCACCTCGCCGCGCTGCACGGCGTGACCGCCGACCGCTGCGGGTTCCCGTTCGACACGCTCAGCGGCGCGTTCGCCCTCCCGAACCCGTGGACCGACTCGTGGGTCGCGTTCTTCCGCGAGCACCGACTGCTCGACTGCGCCGACGCCTGCGTCGCGGAGGGGAAACTGCCGGCCGACGACCGAGAGCGGGTGGGGGACCTCGCCGCCGACCTCGACTCGCTTCTG
This Halogeometricum sp. S3BR5-2 DNA region includes the following protein-coding sequences:
- a CDS encoding Mov34/MPN/PAD-1 family protein, with amino-acid sequence MRLFRSKEILGIAEEALDFALEASKETHPNEYMGFLRGEDARRVGLDESGTVITDVLIVPGTTSNPVSATVRTDMIPNDMRAVGSIHSHPNGVLRPSDADLDTFGQGRVHLILGHPYRRSDWRAFDQEGKPTTLDVLDVDLPDPESFFDFDEADLGLDLDDETE
- a CDS encoding fructosamine kinase family protein — protein: MTDATGGTDETPPGPDAVRARAESRFESPVSTLAELDGGEVGTVYRVDFADRDPVAAKVGNTSLTVEAEMLRYLSEESPLPVPEVYEASDDLLFMAYVEGDGRVTPSVERDAADHLAALHGVTADRCGFPFDTLSGAFALPNPWTDSWVAFFREHRLLDCADACVAEGKLPADDRERVGDLAADLDSLLTEPDAPALVHGDVWRGNVVVRDGAVRAFIDPAIYYGHPEVELAYVALFGSFGDAFWDRYDERRGIGEGFFETRAAVYGVHPLLEHVRHFGDAYLPRLRGTLDELGY
- a CDS encoding adenylyltransferase/cytidyltransferase family protein, producing the protein MTRRVIAQGTFDILHPGHVHYLRDAAALGDELHVIVARRENVTHKRKPVLPDRQRRDMVDALASVTEAHLGHREDIFVPIERIRPDVIVLGHDQHHDADGIREALAARDIDCEVTRASAREPAHEDELLSTGRIIDRILAERGGGGDRNPGSDA
- the coxB gene encoding cytochrome c oxidase subunit II; translation: MRKTRLALVSAFSVFVLAAFAGPAAAQASASAELINELNSKLLYIAIPITVLVEVILLYAVVKFRNNDNPLPTKENRRLEITWTIATAIILLFVGVASYGVLANENVTYPGSDLADQQEEPVVVHAEAYQWGWEMSYPENGNFTTGTQIVVPEDRPVVIQVTSRDVIHGFHVPELALKTDAFPGQVNTIKTVPYETGEYQGYCSEYCGVSHSQMYFTVEVVSQEEYQNWLDEQQNSSSSGGSGSIEAPAAAPAPAQ
- a CDS encoding biotin--[acetyl-CoA-carboxylase] ligase — protein: MTDDPPVEFHESMGNTSLRVRRLADDGAPHGTMVVANELTAARGRTGNAWAAPPGGVWTSTLLRPDLPTERVGRLTFAGALAVVDAVAPLAVDARLKWPNDVVVADGADGRPKKLAGVLTEPVVDGVPVPGKPVDEVFGDDGVDVEYVVLGVGINANLDPADLELDRPATTLRAEVGSVDREALAERLRDALCARCAAAESDEGFAALLDEWRDRAETLGSRVTVSRRGGPDVAGLARDVSARGGLLVETEGEPVEVTEGEATRLRASES